In Solimonas sp. K1W22B-7, the DNA window GAGGGGCCCAGCCGCCCGATGCCCAGGGCCTGCATCAGGTCGTCCTCCAGCCCGCGCTCCAGCAGCACGTAGGACTCGTTGCCGCCGATCAGCAGGATCTTGCCGTCGATGGCCGAACCCCGCTCCGCGGCATTGGCAAAGGCCAGCGCCGCATCGCGCGCGTCCACCGCGTGGATGCGGTTGTCGCCCGGCGTGGCACGCGTCAGCACCCGGTACTCCGGCCCGGTGGACGACATCCCGTCCGGCGAAATGATGCCGCCCAGGCGCAGCAGCGCATGCGGCAGGCCGCTGGCCGCCACGATCCTTTCCCCCGCCACCTTGTCCTCGCCGTAGCACTCCACCGGGTTCACCGGCGTCTGCGCCGTGACCCGCTCCGGGTGGCGATGGGGGTTGCGCGAGCCATACACCGAAGAGCTGGATGCCTGGATGAACACCGGCGCCTGCGGCAGCGCCTGCGCCGCCTCCACCAGGTTGTGCGTGCCTTCCACGTTCACCTTGCGCGCGAACTGCGGGTTCTTGTAGCAGGGCGGCGCCACCACCGCCGCCAGGTGCACGATCGCGCCCGGCCGCTGCTCCGCCAGCAACGCGCGCAACGCCTCCGCGTCGAGCAGGTTCACGAACGCCGGCCGCAGTTCGCCGGGCTGCCCCGGCCCCGGCTGCAGCGCCGCGGCCACCGGCAGCGTCGCCTGGTTGCGCAGGTCCAGCGCAATCACCTTGTGCCCGCGCCCGAGCAGGATCGCCGTCACACGCTTGCCGAGCTGGCCCATGGCGCCCGTCACCAGGATGGTCTTGTTTGCCGACATGCCTTCTTCCGGTGAACTCAGGCTGCAGCGCGGCGCGCCGCGGCCTTGATGATCTTCTGGCGCAGCCAGTCCGAGATGTACACCGAGAAGAACGGTGTGACGATGTCCTCGCGCAGCCGCGTCAGCGTCGACGACCGGATGCGCCACTGGCCGCCGCGCTTCTCGTAGGTCTCGTGGTAGTGCCCGTAGCCATGCATGCTCAGCCCCGGCGCCAGGCGGACGAAATCCTCCAGCGCCCAGATGCCGCGCGCCGTCGTGGGCGAGGTCAGCTCCAGTTCCGGCGCATGCACCTGGTGCACCGTCACCTGCTTCGGTTTTCCCAGGGCGTCGCGCACGAAGGCGATGAACTCGTCGGCGCCGTCGATCTTCCTGCCGCCGCTCTCGCGGGTGTCGCTGGCGAAGTCGTCGGTGAAGAGGCCGCGCCAGGCCGCCCAGTCCTTGGCGTCGAGCAGGCGGCAATAGCGTGCCTTGAGCTGCTTGAGCGCCTCGATGTCGTGGATCGCTTCGATATCGTTCATGGCCGGCCGGGGTCTGGATATATGAAACAACAATGTTGATTACAACATTGGTGGCCGGAATTTGCCACTACCCCCGGCCTTGCGCCCCTGCCGCCCTTTTCCCCTTCACCTTCCCCATCGCCCCACCTTCCGCCGCCGCCAGGATGCGCCGGAAACTCGGGCACTCCAGGTGACTCGGCGCCCTGCAGGCCGCGGCATGGCGCAACCCGTCGCGCATGATCGTCATCCGGCGGATCGTGAGTTCCAGCTCGTCCGCCTTGGCGCTGAGCATGGGCCGGTCGATGCGCAGCCCCTCGGGCGCGAACATCCGCCCGATCTCCGCCAGCGTGAAGCCCGCCGTGCGCCCCAGGCCGATCAGCGCCAGGCGCTCCAGCACCGCCGGCGCAAACTGCCGGCGCAGGCCGCGGCGGCCGATCGAGCCGATCAGCCCTTTCTCCTCGTAGAAGCGCAGCGTCGCAGGCGCCACGCCCGAGCGCTGCGCCACCTCGCTGATGTCCAGTTCCGCCACGGGCTTGACCTCAAGTGCACTTGAAGTTGCACAGTGCAGCCATCGCCATCCGAAGGCAAGAGCAGGGAGCCCGCATGAACACCTCAATTCGTACCGCCACCTCCAACCCGGCAGGAGCGGAGCCCCTCTCCCGCTTGCGGGAGAGGGGTGGGCGAGGGGATGGATCCCCCGAGGTAGGGCAACGCAGGAGCAGGTGCCGAGGAGAGGGTTTCTGTGAATCTCTACAGGGCCAGCCTGTCCGCGAGTTGAAGAACCCCACCCCACGCCCCACCTGGCCCCTGGCCGCCCTGTCGCTGTCCCTGCTGCTGTCCTCGCTGGGCACCAGCATCGCCAATGTCGCCCTGCCGACGCTGGCGCAGGCCTTCTCCGCCAGCTTCCAGCAGGTGCAATGGATCGTGCTGGCCTACCTGCTGGCCATCACCACGCTCATCGTCGGCGCCGGCCGGCTCGGCGACCTCGCCGGCCGCCGGCGCCTGCTGCTGGGCGGCACCGCCCTGTTCACCGCCGCCTCGGTCCTCTGCGCCA includes these proteins:
- a CDS encoding helix-turn-helix domain-containing protein; the encoded protein is MAELDISEVAQRSGVAPATLRFYEEKGLIGSIGRRGLRRQFAPAVLERLALIGLGRTAGFTLAEIGRMFAPEGLRIDRPMLSAKADELELTIRRMTIMRDGLRHAAACRAPSHLECPSFRRILAAAEGGAMGKVKGKRAAGAQGRG
- a CDS encoding nuclear transport factor 2 family protein, which encodes MNDIEAIHDIEALKQLKARYCRLLDAKDWAAWRGLFTDDFASDTRESGGRKIDGADEFIAFVRDALGKPKQVTVHQVHAPELELTSPTTARGIWALEDFVRLAPGLSMHGYGHYHETYEKRGGQWRIRSSTLTRLREDIVTPFFSVYISDWLRQKIIKAAARRAAA
- a CDS encoding NAD-dependent epimerase/dehydratase family protein, with translation MSANKTILVTGAMGQLGKRVTAILLGRGHKVIALDLRNQATLPVAAALQPGPGQPGELRPAFVNLLDAEALRALLAEQRPGAIVHLAAVVAPPCYKNPQFARKVNVEGTHNLVEAAQALPQAPVFIQASSSSVYGSRNPHRHPERVTAQTPVNPVECYGEDKVAGERIVAASGLPHALLRLGGIISPDGMSSTGPEYRVLTRATPGDNRIHAVDARDAALAFANAAERGSAIDGKILLIGGNESYVLLERGLEDDLMQALGIGRLGPSASLPGDPGDDRGWGLTDWFDTTEAQALLEFQEHDWRQTLAWMAEAMGRKRLVVRALSPLLRMLMRAHFAAQRRREGRGPYANPWALVSQHYGKQILAPTDF